The Falco naumanni isolate bFalNau1 chromosome 1, bFalNau1.pat, whole genome shotgun sequence genome window below encodes:
- the DRG1 gene encoding developmentally-regulated GTP-binding protein 1 — MSGTLAKIAEIEAEMARTQKNKATAHHLGLLKARLAKLRRELITPKGGGGGGPGEGFDVAKTGDARIGFVGFPSVGKSTLLSNLAGVYSEVAAYEFTTLTTVPGVIRYKGAKIQLLDLPGIIEGAKDGKGRGRQVIAVARTCNLILIVLDVLKPLGHKKIIENELEGFGIRLNSKPPNIGFKKKDKGGINLTATCPQSELDTETVKSILAEYKIHNADVTLRSDATADDLIDVVEGNRVYIPCIYVLNKIDQISIEELDIIYKVPHCVPISAHHRWNFDDLLEKIWDYLKLVRIYTKPKGQLPDYTSPVVLPYCKTTVEDFCMKIHKNLIKDFKYALVWGSSVKHNPQKVGKDHTLEDEDVIQIVKK, encoded by the exons ATGAGCGGCACGCTGGCGAAGATCGCGGAGATCGAGGCTGAG ATGGCGCGGACGCAGAAGAACAAGGCCACGGCTCACCACCTGGGGCTGCTGAAGGCCCGCTTGGCCAAGCTGCGCCGGGAGCTCATCACCCCTaagggcggcggcggcggcggccccggggaAG gttttgatgTTGCAAAGACAGGTGATGCCAGAATTGGCTTTGTGGGTTTTCCGTCAGTGGGGAAATCTACTCTTCTAAGTAATCTTGCTGGTGTGTACTCTGAAGTGGCAGCATATGAATTCACTACACTAACCACCGTGCCTGGAGTCATTAGATACAAAGGAGCAAAGATACAG CTACTTGATCTCCCAGGAATTATTGAAGGTGCCAAGGATGGTAAAGGCCGAGGACGGCAAGTCATTGCAG TTGCTCGAACCTGTAATCTTATTCTGATTGTTCTGGATGTGCTGAAACCACTTGGTCACAAAAAAATCATAGAGAATGAACTGGAGGGATTTGGAATTCGTCTGAATAGCAAGCCCCCCAAtattggctttaaaaaaaaggataaaggaGGCATTAATCTTACAGCCACA TGTCCTCAGAGTGAGCTGGATACTGAAACAGTGAAGAGCATCTTAGCAGAGTATAAAATTCACAATGCTGATGTCACACTGCGCAGCGACGCCACTGCTGATGACCTAATTGACGTTGTTGAAGGGAACAG ggTTTACATCCCATGCATTTATGTCCTAAACAAAATTGACCAAATTTCCATTGAGGAACTAGATATTATTTACAAAGTACCCCACTGTGTACCAATATCTGCTCATCATCGCTGGAACTTCGATGATCTGCTGGAGAAAATTTGGGACTACTTGAAGCTAGTTCGAAT CTACACCAAACCTAAAGGGCAGCTCCCAGACTACACCTCGCCTGTGGTACTACCTTACTGCAAGACCACAGTGGAGGATTTTTGCATGAAGATCCATAAAAATCTCATTAAGGACTTTAAATA tGCACTGGTCTGGGGTTCATCTGTTAAACACAATCCTCAGAAAGTTGGTAAAGACCATACTCTTGAAGATGAGGATGTTATTCAGattgtgaaaaaataa
- the PATZ1 gene encoding POZ-, AT hook-, and zinc finger-containing protein 1 isoform X5, with protein sequence MERVSEAAACGPSSGCYTYQVSRHSADMLHSLNQQRKNGGRFCDVLLRVGDESFPAHRAVLAACSEYFESVFSAQLGDGAGGGGGGGAEGGATEAAAAGGATAAGGAPGGGRELEMHTISSKVFGDILDFAYTSRIVVRLESFPELMTAAKFLLMRSVIDICQEVIKQSNVQLLVPPTRPDIMLFRPGAADLGFPLDMTNGAALAPNGNGIAGMPEDEATRAALTAAQSSLPVLQGVDRLPMVAGPLSPPLLASPFQNVAASAPTLSTKRGRGRPRKANLLDSMMFGTPGGLREAGILPCGLCGKVFTDANRLRQHEAQHGVTSLQLGYIDIPPPRLGENGVPGQDDPDAPRKRSRTRKQVACEICGKIFRDVYHLNRHKLSHSGEKPYSCPVCGLRFKRKDRMSYHVRSHDGSVGKPYICQSCGKGFSRPDHLNGHIKQVHTSERPHKCQTCNASFATRDRLRSHLACHEDKVPCQVCGKYLRAAYMADHLKKHSEGPSNFCTICNRGLQAPGVHPEWGSSVPLRQDLWHQRRPEMFTFGPD encoded by the exons ATGGAGCGGGTGAGCGAGGCCGCCGCCTGCGGCCCCTCGTCGGGCTGCTACACGTACCAGGTGAGCCGGCACAGCGCCGACATGCTGCACAGCCTCAACCAGCAGCGCAAGAACGGCGGCCGCTTCTGCGACGTGCTCCTGCGCGTGGGCGACGAGAGCTTCCCGGCGCACCGGGCGGTGTTGGCCGCTTGCAGCGAGTACTTCGAGTCGGTGTTCAGCGCGCAGCTGGGCGACGGGGCAGGTggaggcggcggcggtggcgcgGAGGGGGGCGCGAcagaggcggcggcggccggtgGGGCCacggcggccggcggggcgcccgggggcgggcgggagctGGAGATGCACACCATCAGCTCCAAGGTGTTCGGAGACATCCTGGACTTCGCCTACACGTCTCGCATCGTGGTGCGGCTGGAGAGCTTCCCGGAGCTCATGACGGCCGCCAAGTTCCTGCTGATGCGCTCTGTGATTGACATCTGCCAGGAGGTCATCAAGCAGTCCAATGTGCAGCTCCTCGTGCCCCCCACGCGCCCCGACATTATGCTCTTCCGTCCGGGGGCTGCGGACCTCGGCTTCCCTCTTGACATGACCAATGGTGCCGCTTTGGCACCCAATGGCAACGGCATTGCTGGTATGCCTGAAGATGAGGCCACGCGGGCTGCGCTCACTGCTGCGCAGTCTTCCTTACCCGTTCTGCAGGGTGTGGACCGCCTGCCCATGGTGGCAGGACCTCTGTCCCCGCCGCTGCTGGCCTCACCCTTCCAGAATGTTGCTGCTAGTGCCCCCACTTTAAGCACCAAGAGGGGCAGAGGGCGTCCCCGTAAAGCCAATCTCTTGGACTCCATGATGTTTGGTACCCCAGGGGGCCTGCGAGAGGCTGGTATCCTGCCTTGTGGCCTCTGTGGAAAAGTATTTACGGATGCTAATCGTCTTCGGCAGCACGAGGCTCAACATGGGGTGACAAGTTTGCAGCTGGGCTACATAGACATCCCACCCCCGAGACTGGGTGAAAATGGTGTCCCTGGTCAGGATGACCCCGATGCACCCCGAAAAAGAAGCAGGACGAGGAAACAGGTGGCCTGTGAGATCTGTGGCAAGATTTTTCGGGACGTGTACCACCTGAATCGGCACAAGCTGTCACACTCTGGCGAGAAGCCTTACTCTTGTCCAGTGTGTGGCTTACGGTTCAAGCGGAAAGACAGGATGTCCTATCATGTTCGATCTCACGATGGCTCTGTGGGAAAGCCCTACATCTGCCAGAGctgtggaaaaggcttttccaG gcCAGACCACTTGAATGGACACATCAAACAGGTGCATACCTCAGAGAGACCTCACAAGTGTCAG ACTTGTAATGCTTCCTTTGCCACTCGTGACCGACTGCGCTCACACCTAGCATGTCATGAAGACAAAGTTCCATGCCAGGTGTGTGGGAAGTACTTGCGAGCAGCATATATGGCAGATCATTTGAAGAAACATAGTGAAGGACCAAGCAATTTCTGCACTATCTGTAATAGAG